A part of Deltaproteobacteria bacterium genomic DNA contains:
- a CDS encoding RES family NAD+ phosphorylase: MKPEKVPFKPTARNFSSFRNIATFSLPQNIYDDIAPPSAFETIYKHENSSSGIDHQKKKINRPFQYGDASLSLYVFQKLKWKRGRFSSGMKYGVWYGALEEETSRLEILYHLLKQSKELFQNPKISDPQIVHQRVMLKAQCRASRLVDLTKMPSIHAKLTDDNYVFCYSMGERAMRENMDAFFSPSARVSGGTCTPIFNPDTIQKDEIIYYFDFIVHRDMRVKYKKSQIEALTIPSQWNI, encoded by the coding sequence ATGAAGCCCGAAAAGGTTCCTTTTAAGCCCACAGCAAGGAATTTTTCAAGTTTTCGAAATATAGCCACCTTCAGCCTTCCACAGAATATATATGATGATATCGCTCCTCCATCGGCTTTCGAGACGATTTACAAACACGAAAATTCTTCCAGCGGCATCGATCATCAAAAGAAGAAAATAAACCGCCCATTTCAATATGGCGATGCTTCTTTGAGTTTGTATGTGTTTCAGAAGCTGAAATGGAAAAGGGGACGGTTCAGCAGTGGGATGAAGTATGGTGTCTGGTACGGCGCGCTGGAGGAAGAGACATCCCGTCTGGAAATTCTTTACCATCTGCTGAAACAATCAAAGGAGTTGTTTCAAAATCCGAAAATCAGCGATCCTCAAATTGTCCATCAGCGTGTCATGTTAAAAGCCCAATGCCGGGCGTCCCGATTGGTTGATTTGACAAAAATGCCGTCAATTCATGCAAAACTGACGGATGATAATTATGTATTTTGTTATTCCATGGGGGAACGGGCAATGAGGGAAAACATGGATGCTTTTTTTTCTCCTTCGGCCCGGGTATCGGGTGGAACATGCACGCCGATTTTCAATCCCGACACGATTCAGAAGGATGAAATCATCTATTATTTCGATTTTATCGTTCACCGAGACATGAGGGTTAAATACAAGAAATCCCAGATTGAGGCGCTGACAATTCCTTCTCAATGGAACATTTAA